A portion of the Stigmatella aurantiaca DW4/3-1 genome contains these proteins:
- a CDS encoding HAD family hydrolase, with protein sequence MRPMRPTVLLFDIDGTLVTTGGAGRRSISRAFEKLYRRSDACSSFSLSGMTDRAIARKAMGIIGVEPRPEAIDELLATYLSFLAEEVKQAVDRDYFVHAGMREAVTEARNHPHIAVGIGTGNVREGARIKLERVGIYDQFSFGGFGCDHEDRVELIRHGARSGAKLLDTPMEECRVVVIGDTPKDVAAAKGIGALCIGVGTGQFTPASLLEAGADFAFPDFTAGGALDALLQDR encoded by the coding sequence ATGAGGCCCATGCGTCCTACCGTGCTTCTCTTCGACATCGACGGCACCCTCGTCACCACCGGTGGCGCGGGGCGGCGTTCCATCTCTCGCGCTTTCGAAAAGCTCTACCGCCGCAGCGATGCGTGCAGCTCGTTCAGCCTCTCCGGCATGACCGACCGGGCCATCGCGCGCAAGGCCATGGGCATCATCGGCGTCGAGCCCCGTCCCGAGGCCATCGATGAGCTGCTCGCCACCTACCTCTCCTTCCTCGCCGAGGAGGTGAAGCAGGCCGTGGACCGCGACTACTTCGTTCACGCCGGCATGCGCGAGGCCGTCACGGAGGCCCGCAACCACCCCCACATCGCCGTGGGCATTGGCACCGGCAATGTGCGGGAGGGCGCACGGATCAAACTGGAGCGCGTGGGCATCTACGATCAGTTCTCCTTTGGCGGCTTCGGGTGTGACCACGAGGACCGCGTGGAGCTCATCCGCCATGGGGCCCGGAGTGGCGCGAAGCTCCTCGATACCCCCATGGAGGAGTGCCGCGTGGTGGTCATCGGGGATACGCCCAAGGACGTCGCCGCCGCCAAGGGCATCGGGGCGCTCTGCATCGGTGTCGGAACGGGCCAGTTCACCCCCGCCTCGCTCCTGGAGGCAGGCGCCGACTTCGCCTTCCCCGACTTCACCGCGGGTGGAGCGCTCGACGCTCTCCTCCAGGACCGCTGA
- a CDS encoding ATP-grasp domain-containing protein has translation MKITILSRSASIPSTRRLAEAGRARGHQVRVLNPSRVEMHLDGRKPSLYYKRKTLAPGDLVIPRIALSINSYGLAVVNQFGMCGVPLMNTAQAIAQSRNKMRSLQLLSANGIDIPATVMAREAADLKEMVGLVGGVPVLVKLLQGQEKHGVMVCESLQSLEAALEAVLGLGHNLVVQQYVKSTGQDVRVLVVGGHAVAAVWRRPKVGRLSRTLIKGARLEGVELTEAWRGAAERTARLVGLEVAAVDLLDVKGHPKVFEVNSSPALTEMEAASGMDLATPIIERAEALVAGAPRVDQQEPLRLEAPGTPRDLSSPPKGTGRSPRKASAGGA, from the coding sequence ATGAAGATCACGATCCTCTCGCGTTCTGCGTCGATTCCGTCCACCCGGCGTCTGGCCGAGGCTGGGCGTGCGAGAGGGCATCAGGTGCGCGTCTTGAACCCCAGCCGGGTAGAGATGCACCTGGATGGACGCAAGCCCAGCCTCTATTACAAGCGGAAGACGCTGGCGCCGGGGGACCTGGTCATCCCGCGCATCGCACTCTCCATCAACAGCTACGGGCTGGCGGTGGTGAACCAGTTTGGCATGTGCGGGGTGCCGTTGATGAACACGGCCCAGGCGATTGCGCAGTCGCGCAACAAGATGCGCTCGCTGCAACTGCTCTCCGCCAACGGCATCGATATTCCGGCCACGGTGATGGCGCGCGAGGCGGCCGATCTCAAGGAAATGGTGGGGCTGGTGGGCGGGGTCCCGGTGCTCGTGAAGCTCCTGCAGGGGCAGGAGAAGCATGGGGTCATGGTGTGCGAGAGCCTCCAGTCCTTGGAAGCCGCGCTGGAGGCCGTGCTCGGCCTTGGCCACAACCTGGTGGTGCAGCAGTACGTGAAGAGCACGGGGCAGGACGTGCGGGTGCTGGTGGTGGGCGGCCATGCGGTGGCGGCGGTGTGGCGGCGGCCAAAGGTGGGGCGGCTCTCCCGCACGCTGATCAAAGGAGCCCGGCTCGAAGGGGTTGAGTTGACGGAGGCCTGGCGCGGGGCGGCCGAGCGGACGGCCCGGCTCGTGGGGCTGGAGGTCGCGGCCGTGGATCTCCTGGATGTGAAGGGACACCCCAAGGTCTTCGAGGTGAACAGCTCACCCGCGCTGACGGAGATGGAGGCTGCGTCCGGGATGGACCTGGCCACCCCCATCATCGAGCGGGCCGAGGCGTTGGTGGCTGGGGCGCCCCGGGTGGATCAGCAAGAACCGCTTCGTCTGGAAGCTCCCGGGACGCCGAGGGATCTCTCCTCTCCGCCGAAAGGCACCGGACGGTCGCCCCGGAAGGCGTCCGCCGGGGGGGCGTAG
- the hrpB gene encoding ATP-dependent helicase HrpB, which yields MSEATLPIDPLLPQIVSTLRDARSLVLEAPPGAGKTTRVPRALLEAGLGQGKEIIVLQPRRLPTRLAAQRVADELGERVGETVGYQVRFEDVRGPKTRLSFVTEGVLGRRLLSDPGLRDVGIVVLDEFHERHLSADISLALLRRLQEGPRSDLKLVVMSATLDAAPIRTYLSGCPGLRSEGRRFEVSHEYLPTADERHLDVQVLSGIKRVFSAGLDGDILVFLPGAGEIRRARDACAEFAERHGVDVLPLHGDLSPAEQDRAVRHSSRRKIILSTNVAETSVTIDGVAVVIDSGLARVASHSPWSGLPTLKLSKISRASATQRAGRAGRTRAGHCLRLYTQHDFEGRPEQDAPEIRRVDLAETVLALRASGVKDLATFPFFEPPPPAALEAAETLLHRLGAVDKEGRVTSTGERLLRFPVHPRQARIIVEGERRGVGAAATVLAALMGERDIRREARANLGSTGRAAAVVSGPSDLLELVERFREAERADFATGRLHSLSLDPGAVQAVDRVQRQLRRTVRDTGPRPSRPEAVEEALMLSVLAGYPDRVAKRRRPRAPELLLFGGGTASLSELSVVQEADLMVAVDAEERPGRGAVVRLASAVEPEWLLDLYPDALEELDALQWNAESRRVERITRLSYGNLVLEETRAPAPASEEAARVLVEAALAAGPERFADPEALTQWRTRVGLLTEAFPEARFPTVDAAFLRDSLASLCSGARSFADLEGVSLLDALHARLTSEQARLLSSHAPERVTLPGGRGVKVNYEPGKPPWIESRLQDFFGMAQGPSVGAGRVPLVLHLLAPNMRAVQVTTDLAGFWERHYPAIRKELCRKYPRHSWPEDPRHAQPPAPRPPRR from the coding sequence ATGTCCGAAGCCACCCTTCCCATCGATCCGCTCCTTCCGCAGATTGTCTCCACCCTGCGTGATGCCCGCTCGCTCGTGCTCGAGGCGCCTCCCGGCGCGGGCAAGACGACCCGGGTGCCCCGCGCACTGCTGGAGGCAGGGCTTGGACAGGGCAAGGAGATCATCGTCCTCCAACCCCGGCGGCTGCCCACCCGGCTCGCCGCTCAACGTGTGGCGGACGAGCTGGGGGAACGCGTCGGAGAGACCGTGGGTTACCAGGTCCGCTTCGAGGACGTCCGCGGTCCCAAAACGCGCCTGTCCTTCGTCACCGAGGGCGTTCTGGGCCGACGCCTCCTCTCCGATCCTGGCCTGCGCGATGTGGGCATCGTCGTTCTCGACGAGTTCCACGAGCGTCACCTGTCGGCGGACATCTCGCTCGCCCTGCTTCGCCGGCTTCAAGAGGGCCCCCGGTCCGATCTCAAGCTCGTCGTCATGTCCGCGACGCTCGATGCGGCGCCCATCCGGACCTACCTGTCCGGTTGCCCAGGCCTCCGGTCCGAGGGCCGACGCTTCGAGGTGAGCCACGAGTACCTCCCCACCGCCGATGAACGGCACCTCGATGTCCAGGTGCTCTCGGGCATCAAGCGCGTCTTCTCCGCGGGGCTCGACGGCGACATCCTCGTCTTCCTTCCCGGCGCTGGGGAGATCCGCCGCGCCCGCGACGCCTGTGCCGAGTTCGCCGAGCGCCATGGCGTGGACGTGCTGCCCCTGCACGGAGACCTGTCTCCCGCCGAGCAGGATCGCGCCGTGCGCCACAGTTCCCGCCGGAAGATCATCCTCTCCACCAACGTGGCCGAGACCTCCGTCACCATCGATGGGGTCGCCGTGGTCATCGACAGCGGGCTGGCCCGCGTGGCCTCCCACTCTCCGTGGTCCGGTCTGCCCACGCTCAAGCTGTCGAAGATCAGCCGTGCCTCCGCCACCCAGCGGGCTGGCCGCGCCGGCCGGACCCGCGCGGGCCACTGCCTGCGGCTCTACACCCAACACGACTTCGAGGGTCGCCCGGAGCAGGATGCGCCGGAGATCCGCCGGGTGGATCTCGCGGAGACGGTGCTCGCCCTGCGTGCCTCGGGTGTGAAGGACCTCGCCACCTTCCCCTTCTTCGAGCCCCCTCCTCCCGCCGCGCTCGAAGCCGCCGAGACCCTGCTGCACCGGCTGGGCGCGGTGGACAAGGAAGGCCGCGTCACCTCGACGGGTGAACGGCTGCTCCGCTTCCCCGTCCACCCGCGCCAGGCCCGGATCATCGTCGAGGGCGAGCGCCGGGGGGTGGGCGCCGCCGCCACCGTGCTCGCCGCGCTCATGGGCGAGCGGGACATCCGGCGCGAAGCCCGGGCGAACCTGGGCTCCACGGGGCGCGCCGCGGCCGTCGTCAGCGGGCCCTCGGATCTTCTGGAACTGGTCGAGCGCTTCCGTGAGGCGGAACGGGCGGACTTCGCCACCGGACGCCTCCACTCGCTCTCCCTCGATCCGGGCGCCGTCCAGGCCGTGGACCGCGTGCAGCGCCAACTGCGGCGCACGGTGCGCGATACCGGGCCACGCCCGAGCCGCCCCGAGGCCGTGGAAGAAGCCCTGATGCTCAGCGTGCTGGCCGGCTACCCGGACCGGGTGGCGAAGCGGCGCCGCCCTCGCGCGCCAGAGTTGCTCCTCTTCGGCGGCGGGACCGCCTCCCTCTCCGAGCTGAGCGTGGTGCAGGAAGCCGATCTGATGGTGGCCGTGGATGCCGAGGAACGCCCTGGACGGGGCGCCGTGGTCCGCCTGGCCAGCGCCGTCGAGCCCGAGTGGTTGCTGGATCTCTACCCGGACGCCTTGGAGGAGCTGGATGCCCTCCAGTGGAACGCCGAATCTCGGCGCGTCGAGCGCATCACCCGGCTGTCGTATGGCAACCTCGTCCTGGAAGAAACCCGGGCGCCCGCCCCTGCCTCCGAGGAGGCCGCCCGGGTGCTGGTGGAAGCCGCGCTCGCCGCAGGCCCCGAGCGCTTCGCGGATCCCGAAGCGCTCACCCAGTGGCGCACGCGCGTGGGCCTGCTCACCGAGGCCTTCCCCGAAGCCCGCTTCCCCACCGTGGACGCGGCCTTCCTGCGGGACTCACTGGCCTCCCTGTGTTCGGGGGCCCGTAGCTTCGCCGACCTCGAAGGGGTCTCCCTGCTGGATGCGCTCCATGCGCGCCTCACCTCCGAGCAGGCACGGCTGCTGTCCAGCCACGCCCCCGAGCGCGTCACCCTGCCCGGAGGCCGGGGCGTGAAGGTGAACTACGAACCCGGAAAGCCCCCCTGGATCGAGTCACGCCTGCAGGACTTCTTCGGCATGGCCCAGGGGCCCAGCGTCGGCGCGGGCCGCGTTCCACTGGTGCTCCACCTGCTGGCCCCCAACATGCGCGCCGTGCAGGTGACGACCGATCTGGCCGGCTTCTGGGAGCGCCACTACCCGGCCATCCGCAAGGAGCTGTGCCGCAAGTACCCCCGGCACAGCTGGCCCGAGGATCCCCGTCACGCCCAGCCCCCGGCGCCCCGGCCGCCCCGGCGCTGA
- the cglB gene encoding adventurous gliding motility lipoprotein CglB yields the protein MRAKLSLLSAFAVGLLGGAAVSGCQTYDFEPVDPLALAQTTVGDVITAQALKPNLMVLLDTSGSMTLPVNTRDPNCYRANNTPSPDDDYCGQTPSTACDTSKCPTRWSELQGAMSRFLSESGGVARMGLTTYPGPAVGSNSLRCEASTVVNKNIPQSDADEALLGAANDIQSVILGIPNAGTNAPSGGTPTSLSLQFVGQQPDVQATDRDNFVLLLTDGLPNCNPDNQNAGTNVDACQCTLANIGNNTGCQGDYVRRGCLDKDASVVAVEDLKRKGIRTIVVGFGAETATGNGPATLNAMATAGDFARSCRDDPNACGAGDTCDAQTKLCGRRFYQAANQEELAEALREIIDLVGTKDICLLALTPEQLPTDNNANLVVVYVNDQIVASGADTWSLTDKGVQFVGSTCDRIKNSTPSNPIKVEVRAVQKK from the coding sequence ATGCGTGCCAAGCTGTCCCTTCTGAGCGCCTTCGCCGTCGGACTTCTCGGCGGGGCGGCCGTGTCCGGCTGTCAGACCTACGATTTCGAGCCGGTGGACCCACTGGCGCTGGCCCAGACGACCGTGGGGGATGTCATCACGGCCCAGGCGCTGAAGCCCAACTTGATGGTGCTGCTGGACACCTCGGGATCGATGACGCTGCCGGTGAACACCCGGGATCCCAACTGCTACCGGGCGAACAACACCCCTTCGCCGGACGACGACTACTGCGGCCAGACGCCCTCCACCGCCTGCGACACCTCCAAGTGCCCCACGCGCTGGAGCGAGCTGCAGGGGGCCATGTCCCGGTTCCTCTCCGAGAGTGGCGGGGTGGCCCGCATGGGCCTGACGACGTACCCGGGGCCCGCGGTGGGGTCGAACAGCCTGCGATGCGAAGCCTCCACGGTGGTCAACAAGAACATTCCCCAGTCCGATGCGGACGAGGCGCTCCTGGGGGCGGCGAACGATATCCAGAGCGTGATTTTGGGCATCCCCAACGCGGGAACGAACGCGCCTTCGGGCGGTACCCCGACCAGCTTGAGCCTCCAGTTCGTGGGGCAGCAGCCGGATGTGCAGGCCACGGATCGCGACAACTTCGTCCTGCTGCTGACGGACGGTTTGCCCAACTGCAACCCGGACAATCAGAACGCGGGCACGAACGTCGATGCCTGCCAGTGCACCCTGGCCAACATCGGAAACAACACGGGCTGCCAGGGTGACTACGTCCGCCGTGGCTGCCTGGATAAGGATGCTTCCGTGGTGGCGGTCGAGGACCTGAAGCGCAAGGGCATCCGGACCATCGTCGTCGGCTTCGGTGCCGAGACGGCCACGGGCAACGGACCGGCCACGCTGAACGCCATGGCCACCGCGGGAGACTTCGCCCGCAGCTGCCGGGATGATCCGAACGCCTGCGGCGCGGGGGATACCTGTGACGCCCAGACCAAGCTGTGTGGCCGGCGCTTCTACCAGGCCGCCAACCAGGAGGAGCTGGCCGAGGCTCTCCGGGAGATCATCGACCTGGTGGGCACCAAGGACATCTGCCTGCTTGCTCTGACGCCGGAGCAGCTGCCCACGGACAACAACGCCAACCTGGTGGTGGTCTACGTCAACGATCAGATCGTGGCCTCGGGAGCGGACACATGGTCGCTGACGGACAAAGGCGTCCAGTTCGTCGGCTCGACGTGTGATCGCATCAAAAACTCGACGCCTTCGAACCCGATCAAGGTCGAGGTTCGGGCAGTGCAGAAGAAGTAA
- a CDS encoding HEAT repeat domain-containing protein has product MKTPTAPRGATLPRWGLAAVLLVSPGMALPAATAPSTGGAGASPASPGEVREEVLSLLDRSGTVPYETEWKPLGPAALGVLEDLATDPNTPPQRRSRAVTFMAAVDNPQATDRLQAFLKNGNTQPTLRASAATALGLRVGTDAVPTLLPFLQDRSDPVREAVARALGRLGGVQVQQALEERLPLEETPVVREALQQGLTFSVP; this is encoded by the coding sequence ATGAAGACGCCCACAGCGCCCCGTGGTGCCACCCTGCCTCGATGGGGGCTCGCGGCCGTGCTTCTGGTGAGCCCTGGAATGGCCCTCCCGGCGGCCACCGCTCCCTCCACCGGAGGGGCTGGCGCTTCGCCTGCGTCCCCAGGAGAAGTCCGCGAGGAGGTGCTCTCCCTGCTCGATCGCTCCGGGACCGTTCCCTACGAGACGGAATGGAAGCCCCTGGGGCCCGCAGCGCTCGGGGTCCTCGAGGATCTGGCCACGGATCCGAACACCCCTCCCCAGCGGCGCTCCCGGGCGGTGACCTTCATGGCGGCCGTGGACAACCCCCAGGCCACGGACCGGCTCCAGGCCTTCCTCAAGAACGGAAACACCCAGCCGACCCTCCGCGCCAGTGCCGCCACCGCCCTAGGCCTGCGTGTGGGCACCGACGCCGTTCCCACCCTCCTCCCCTTCCTCCAGGACCGCAGCGACCCCGTCCGCGAAGCCGTCGCGCGGGCGCTCGGACGCCTGGGAGGGGTTCAGGTCCAACAGGCACTCGAGGAGCGCCTTCCCCTGGAGGAGACCCCCGTCGTGCGCGAGGCGCTCCAGCAGGGGCTCACCTTCTCCGTGCCCTGA
- a CDS encoding GNAT family N-acetyltransferase, which produces MSDSENTQPVTIAKVQNEAELFQALAIREVVFIEEQHVPEGIERDAEDARAYHVLAFQGGHAVGTGRLVMQPEPPEGKAGRWAKIGRMAVLQSHRKARIGSKLLTSLEEEALRRGVIGIILHAQLFALDFYKKHGYEPVGGVFMEAGLEHLAMQKEF; this is translated from the coding sequence ATGTCCGACTCGGAGAACACGCAGCCCGTCACCATCGCCAAGGTCCAGAACGAGGCGGAACTGTTCCAAGCGCTGGCCATCCGCGAGGTGGTGTTCATCGAGGAGCAACACGTCCCCGAGGGCATCGAGCGAGACGCGGAGGATGCGCGCGCCTACCACGTGCTCGCCTTTCAGGGGGGGCACGCCGTCGGCACCGGGCGCCTGGTGATGCAGCCCGAGCCCCCTGAGGGCAAGGCGGGGCGCTGGGCGAAGATCGGCCGCATGGCGGTGCTCCAGTCACACCGCAAGGCGCGCATCGGCTCCAAGCTGCTCACCTCGCTGGAGGAGGAAGCGCTGCGCCGGGGCGTCATCGGCATCATCCTGCACGCGCAGCTCTTCGCGCTCGATTTCTACAAGAAGCATGGCTACGAGCCGGTGGGAGGCGTCTTCATGGAAGCCGGCCTCGAGCACCTGGCGATGCAGAAGGAGTTCTGA